The Methanothrix soehngenii GP6 genome has a window encoding:
- a CDS encoding cobalt-precorrin-7 (C(5))-methyltransferase, translated as MIIVGVGIGPGMMTQEAEEAIGRARLIYGSKRSIDLAREYIDPDCIVREIEDYKRLSSLPEEAVVLSTGDPMLSGLGYLPGRVIPGISSLQVACARLKISELDVVPITVHGRRMDPEAIASELSRNKSVFLLTDDSTDLEGVCRLLEERGLARSVLALTDLGYPQERIERGSTASPPQAPGLSCVLIGPL; from the coding sequence ATGATCATTGTAGGAGTGGGCATCGGCCCGGGCATGATGACCCAGGAAGCCGAGGAGGCCATCGGCCGGGCGAGGTTGATCTATGGATCGAAGAGGTCGATAGACCTGGCCAGGGAATATATCGACCCGGACTGCATTGTCAGGGAGATAGAGGACTACAAGAGGCTCTCATCTCTGCCAGAGGAGGCCGTGGTTCTGAGCACCGGTGACCCCATGCTCTCCGGCCTGGGCTATCTGCCGGGCAGGGTGATCCCAGGGATATCCAGCCTGCAGGTGGCCTGCGCTCGCCTGAAGATCAGCGAGCTTGATGTGGTCCCCATCACAGTCCACGGGCGGAGGATGGACCCAGAGGCAATAGCATCGGAGCTGAGCCGGAACAAATCCGTCTTTCTTCTCACCGATGACAGCACCGATCTGGAAGGGGTCTGCCGGCTGCTGGAGGAGAGGGGGCTCGCGCGAAGCGTGCTCGCCCTAACAGATCTTGGCTACCCCCAGGAAAGGATCGAGAGAGGGAGCACTGCCTCTCCCCCTCAGGCCCCCGGTCTCTCCTGCGTTCTCATCGGACCGCTGTGA
- a CDS encoding cobalt-precorrin-5B (C(1))-methyltransferase, with product MPEKDPELIADPVSGFSIPLSWIESCSDPRAREKILSGRWTILSSGQLLKRGLTTGTTAAAAAKGAVVSLVRATESLEVMTPAGIPVSVSVKAENGYCNARKDGGDHQSDVTAGLGISARAEPSGETVLLAGAGIGRIGAGGLCDQIGRPAISPSAKGQIMMAISEGLKVTGLEHVRVEIWVPQGERISRQTLNPKLGIMGGISILGSTGFVEPWNEHLINERAEELKGAKKVVVSTGRTGLKLSRILFPDHEAVLMGNQLGRLEFEPDQESILCGLPALILKWAWPEILKNTDYNTVAEMVEKEPEHENIALGLRRAKEKLPYTRIVLLQRDGRILLEAP from the coding sequence ATGCCAGAGAAAGACCCTGAGCTGATAGCCGATCCAGTCAGCGGCTTTAGCATACCCCTCTCCTGGATCGAATCCTGTTCCGATCCCCGGGCCCGGGAGAAGATCCTGTCGGGCAGATGGACCATCCTCTCAAGCGGCCAATTATTAAAGCGCGGCCTTACCACGGGAACCACCGCCGCCGCCGCAGCGAAAGGGGCAGTCGTATCCCTGGTCCGGGCGACCGAAAGCCTGGAGGTGATGACGCCAGCCGGAATACCGGTCTCGGTTTCCGTTAAGGCAGAGAACGGCTACTGCAATGCTCGCAAGGACGGAGGGGACCATCAGTCCGATGTCACCGCCGGCCTGGGGATATCGGCCCGGGCAGAGCCATCTGGAGAGACGGTTCTGCTCGCCGGGGCGGGAATTGGAAGGATAGGAGCCGGAGGCCTGTGCGACCAGATCGGTCGACCGGCCATAAGCCCCTCAGCAAAAGGGCAGATCATGATGGCTATATCCGAAGGGCTGAAGGTGACAGGTCTTGAGCATGTTCGGGTGGAGATCTGGGTTCCCCAAGGAGAGAGGATTAGCCGCCAGACCCTCAACCCCAAATTGGGGATAATGGGAGGCATATCCATCCTGGGATCGACCGGATTTGTGGAGCCCTGGAATGAGCACCTGATAAATGAGAGGGCTGAGGAGCTGAAAGGGGCGAAGAAGGTGGTGGTCAGCACGGGCAGAACCGGACTCAAGCTCAGTCGAATTCTCTTTCCCGATCACGAAGCGGTGCTTATGGGAAACCAGCTGGGCCGGCTGGAGTTTGAGCCTGATCAGGAGAGCATCTTATGTGGCCTTCCCGCTCTGATACTAAAATGGGCTTGGCCCGAGATACTAAAGAATACGGATTACAATACCGTGGCGGAGATGGTGGAAAAGGAGCCGGAGCATGAGAACATTGCCCTGGGATTGAGGAGGGCCAAAGAGAAGCTGCCTTACACCCGGATAGTTCTCCTCCAAAGGGATGGGCGGATCTTATTGGAGGCTCCATGA